The sequence TCACAGTTGCCACCAGCAAATGCAGAATTTGATTGTGCCCACTTCTCTTTATGAAACTTTGAATTACACAAAGAAGCTGATTTTTCATAGTTCTTCAAAAGCTTTTCAACAACACCATAGTTTGACCTTGAATCAGCTGACCGTGGGCGACCAGACAAATTACTTGGCCTCCAATCATGCTCATGAAGCATATGTTGGTAGCTACTTAAAAGCCCATTTACTTGCTTTTGCTGTCCTATCACTTTGATGTTTTTGCTGGGATTACTgggtttctcttcctttctcaaAGAGAGTTTGGGATTCAAAACATCTGTaagatctgcatttttttcagttctgtttttcATACGTTCCTGCAGTATGCTAGTGGAGTTAGAATCTCCAGATTGTCTTGGTAGCATTTGGTTGTTTGGTGGACACTTTTGGCCTTTATCTGTATGAAATACAGTTCTGTTAAATTCATCAATCTTTGCTTCCAATGTTTCATTCCGTTGAGTCTTTCCAGTTCCATATCCAGAATCACCCAGTGTGCCACATACAGGTGTATAAAAGTCACTGGTGTAACACACAATGCTTTGTGATTCAGGATGTTCTTTCTGAGACATCATATTTCCATCAGAACTACTCTTTTGGACAGAGTGTTTGACAGAGTCATTCTTAGCGAAATTCCCAATTTTGCTTGCTTTGCAGGTCCATGTGTTATGACAAAATCCCACTGATAGTTTGCATTCAGTGGACAGATCCTTTTTTTCTGTGGGCACTGTCGTAGCCACTGCGGGACCACTAACAGATTTCCATTCACTTGCTGGTGGCCCTGGAGCATCACATAGTTTTGAAACAGATGGATTAATAGATGTATTGCTATTTTGACACTCCTTGGTTTTACAATGGTTTCTATGTCCTGAATCTTTTGCTAATACCTCAGAAACGTGGACAGCTGCAGAAAGAGAGCTTGTCAGATGCCGAGAAGTGCTTCTTGGAGGCACAGGAGGAGCTTCATTCCTTTGCCAGGGCAAAACGTCTGTTTGCTCAACACCACAAGCACTCTCCTTCAAACACCTGTTGATGCCCATCAAGTTCTTCCtgttattttgtttttctgtttcgaATGCAATTAAAGCAGTTTGTGGGTcactgttgcacatatggttcaTCTCCAGCATAATCAGTGTGGTTTTATCTTCTGCAGATTCCTCCGTGGAAGGAAGAAACTTTTTTCTGCACACACAAGAAAACAATTCTGATTGGTAAGTAGGAATCAGGCCTGCAAGGGTGTCAAAACCAGTTCAGCTCAAAGTAAAATGTGAAATTGAGGCTCATTCTTTTTAAGTGTAATCCCAAACTTCTCTAAAGCCCTTTGACATCATAGGAGTCCACAAGAGGTGTAACATGATTGAAGACAATTGTCCTTAAACCCCCTCTTTCAAGAAAGGTATCAAGATGTATCATGAGCGCTTGAGCAATATCATGACATAATTATACATAACGTTGCTCCTCAAATCTTGTAAGCCTAATTCTGATTATGGTAGGGATTCACCTGCATCTCCCAGGACAGCTAGCTAGCCTGTACAACAGGGGCtgccaaccttttctttaatgagagctacttTCAGAACTATGCAAAGTATCCTGAGCTACTCCCCAACCCAGGGCATGTTgccaagttttgttctgtcctcTGCAGAAACAGAACATGGACTAGGAAAAGCACCAAAAAGTAGTACAGGGAAAACCTTGTTCAatgtgtttggttttttaaaatcctagagcagatcttttttgcagtcttttcctgggtcttctagGGGATAGTGTTAAACAGTCAGTGAGTGCCTATCTGCTGGAGACCCCTGTTCTATAATGTGTGATGATTACATTTCTCATAAAATATCCCTACAGGGAAGGAATTTTAGTTAAACAGCTACAATATTTGTTGGACTAATGAAGAACAAATCACTTTCATGAGAGCCAAAACCTGAGCCCCAATCAATGAGGCTGAAGCTCCAGTGAAAGCACATAGGACTGGTGAGCTACAGTAATCTTGACTTTTAATTTCTATAGTCTTGAGGTGAGGGTAACTTTCCCTGAATGGGTGGCAAAAAGGTGAAACCAGCGCTTCTTCCTGCTCTGGCTGCCCTTAAGCCAAATGTCTGTTCAGAAAAGTATGTCACACTTTTAATAATGCTTTTACAGTGACAGAGGTTCCCTTGAAAGGATGATGGAGTGGTTTCACTGCTACTTATAAAATGTGAGAATTCTCAGCTGTCTTAAGTGAAGACAAGCTTGAACAGGAGCTTCGGCTGGTGTTTCACTTGCCAGAGCTAATGTGCCACCTGGGTAAATCTATTACGATGCAATTCCTATTCATATGTAGTTGTCTGCTGAACTTTTAATTTTTTAGCCCTATAAATTTCACTTAAGCACATTTATGGTTCTAAGCTGTAACATGTTAAAAACACCTAAAGATTAATGAATATTGCTAATTTCTCTAACCCCCATCCAGTGTTTCTTTTACTTGTCCTTTGCatatgtaaacaaaaaaaaatgacaattttACCTTCTGTGGTTGGACTTCTTGCGGATTTCCTCTTGGTAGCTGCACAAGTCTTCACTTACTTTGGCAAGTTCTTTAAGAGCCTTTACAAATGCAAATTGCATTGGTTTAATGTGATAGGGTTTTGTAACATTTCCAAAATAACTCTAAAtaaccacatccctaggcagccaattccactgctgaattactcttaagatgaagtttttcctaatgtccagccggtaccttccctcctgtagtttaaactcattgtttcaagtcctatcctctgttgccaacagaaacagctccctcccctcccctaagtgacagccttttaaatacttaaagagagcagtcacgtctcccctcagcctcctcttctctaaactcaacattcccaggtccctcagtctttccttgcagggcttggtctccaggcccctgatcatcctggttgctctcctctg is a genomic window of Eublepharis macularius isolate TG4126 chromosome 1, MPM_Emac_v1.0, whole genome shotgun sequence containing:
- the KIAA0408 gene encoding uncharacterized protein KIAA0408 homolog, with translation MDLQAQLESRTERNWNKEKMELLERFDNERKEWECQWKVMQKKIEELYQEVKLRRESNMNAFDNKAIHSKTRQQFVHSPTSEWSDTPGLNCCSQDKESLLTKAENESKDTKNKRKNRVFVKDNLVFENYKEAEDCPDLKTTKNYTQDLSIALKELAKVSEDLCSYQEEIRKKSNHRRKKFLPSTEESAEDKTTLIMLEMNHMCNSDPQTALIAFETEKQNNRKNLMGINRCLKESACGVEQTDVLPWQRNEAPPVPPRSTSRHLTSSLSAAVHVSEVLAKDSGHRNHCKTKECQNSNTSINPSVSKLCDAPGPPASEWKSVSGPAVATTVPTEKKDLSTECKLSVGFCHNTWTCKASKIGNFAKNDSVKHSVQKSSSDGNMMSQKEHPESQSIVCYTSDFYTPVCGTLGDSGYGTGKTQRNETLEAKIDEFNRTVFHTDKGQKCPPNNQMLPRQSGDSNSTSILQERMKNRTEKNADLTDVLNPKLSLRKEEKPSNPSKNIKVIGQQKQVNGLLSSYQHMLHEHDWRPSNLSGRPRSADSRSNYGVVEKLLKNYEKSASLCNSKFHKEKWAQSNSAFAGGNCEAVGHYFEMLQADLGKQELQKNSARHVGLYTKQGREKQKFPEVSVPVKQSTGKGFSRPARPANRRLPSRWASRSPSAPPAVRGTALN